In Desulfoferula mesophila, the genomic window CCCGGTCCACGCCCTCGATCAGCAGGTCGAACAGGTGCTGGGTTTCGGCCACGATGGTGTGCCCTATCGGGTTGTGAAACTGATCCTTCTTGTTTTTTAGGAACTTGGCTGTTTCAGGGGGGTAGGTTTCCACAATGGCGTCGACCCAGCGCGACACCAGGGTGGATTTGTGTTTGGCCAATAATGTCTTGAGCTTCATTTCACTTATGCCAATCGGCCGCCGCCCATTCCGCTGCCGGCGGTGGCGTGTGTCGTTGTTTTGACCGCCTGGCCCGCCCGCCTGGGAAAAATGTGCAATTCTCAGTGCATTAGAGGGTTTAGCGCCTGAATATCAGTGGCAATATTTAACACAGCCCCCGGTGGGTCGTCAAGCTTTTAACCATGAAGAGTAAAGGCTTTATTGGCCGGAGGGCGGGGGTCCCGGGGGATTGGACCGGGTAACGACCGGCCTTTATGAGCTATTCAGATTACCAGGATATCCTCCCGCCCGGCCGGGCAAGTGAAATTTGGGGCGAGCCCTGGCGGATCGGGCGGGCCCGACCGGTCGAGGTGGTGCGCCCCAGACGCCGGGTAGTGTCTCCGGCGGCCGGGGCGCGTGGATCGTTTGGTTATTTCTTGGCCCGCACGGCGGCCAACTCGGCCTGGTCGCGGCAGATTTCCACTCCCTGGATGGCGATGAAGTTCTGGGGGATGGAGAAGCCGTACTTTTGGTTCTGGGCGGTCTCGCCCCACAGGCAGTCCTCCACCACCTGGTGGTCCTCGCCCCGCATGATCTTGTAGCCTTCGGGGGTGTCCCAGGCCAGGGGCTCGCGTTCCACCGCGGCCACGATCTTGTCCGCGTCCAGAGAACCGGCCCGCTCCACCGCCGCCTTGAGGAAATAGACCCCCGCGTAGGTTTCACCGGCCATGTAGTCGGGGTACTGTTTAAACTTTTTCTGATAAGCCGCCACGAAACGCCGGTTCAGGTCCGATTGGGGCGAGGTGAAGAAATAGCGCGAGGAAACATAGACGCCGTCGGGCATGTCCTTGCCCATGGGCACCAGGACCTCCAAGGCTCCAGCGCAGGGGAAGGCGAACTTGACCGTCTTGAAGATGCCGGTGGGCAGCGCCTGCTTGATAAAGGTGACCGCGTCGCCGCCCCACAGGGGAGACCACACCGCGTCGGGCTTGATCTCCTGGATCTTCTTTATCTCGGCGCTGTAGTCCTTGGCCAAAAATTTGGGAAACAGCTCGCCCACGAACTCCACGTCCGGCCGCAGTTGCTTGAGTTTCTCCTTGAACATCTTCCAGGAAGAGTGGCCGTAATTGTAATTGGGGCCGATGACCATGTAGCGCTTGTAGGGCTTGGAGGCCATGAGATAGGCCCCGGAGCGGGCGTGCATCATGGCGTTGCTCAAGGTGCTGAAGATGTAGGGGTGCAGCTTGGCCCCGGTGAGGGCGTCGGTGGCCGCCTGGGTGGTCACTAGTATTTTTTTGTGCTCCTTGGCGTACTCCGACAGGGCCATGGCCAGGCCGCTGGAGGTAGGCCCCATGAGAAAGTCCACCTTGTCCTGATTGACGAACTTGTCGGCCAGGGACATGACCACGTCTTTTTTCAGCTTGGTGTCCTCGCACAGAGCCACCACCTGGCGCCCCAGGATGCCCCCCGCGGCGTTGATCTCCTCCACGGCCAACTGGATGGCCTGGCAGCCGTGCACCCCATAGCCGCCCACCTTGCCGCTGGAGATGAACATCGCGCCGATTTTGATGGGGGCTCCCGCCGCCCAGGCCGCGCTGGCCAGCCACATTAAAGCCAAACCCGCGCACACCGTTCCCCGGATCAATGCTTTCCCCTTCATGCTACCTCCCTTGCTTGTCGTGGCCTTTCAGGCCATTACCAGACCTGGACGCGCCGGAATCCGCCCGCCAACGGCAGACCCCCAACCCTTGCGGCCAACCCGCCTCAACCATGCGACCACCTTTGGCCCCAACGGCACTCAATCGGCAGCCGTACTTTATAGTTCTTGGGATATAAGCAAGTTACGTGCCGACAGCCCCTCGGAATTCCGAGTGGGCCAACTTGCCATAATTACATAGTATTTGGGGGGATTTCTTGGGCAGGGGTGGTCGACTCCCCTGGTAAATATCACCGGCGGTGGAAAGGTTTTTGCCAGACGCCCTAACAACTTGCCTGGCCGTTACGGCCGCGGCCTTCATAAAATCCCGGCAGAGGGTAAAATAGGCTAAACCCCTTGGTTCGATCCATCGCCCACCGGGAGCAAACCCATGATTCGCTACAAAGGCGTCAACCACCTGGCCTTGGCCACCAAGGACATGCCCGCCACCATCCGCTTTTGGCGCGACCTGTTGGGCCTGCGCCTGGTGGGGGGGCTGGGCAAGCCAGGATACCGCCACTATTTTTTCGAGTTGGGCCCCCATGACTACATCGCCTTCTTCGAATGGCCGGGGGTGGAGCCCATCGAGGAAAAGGACCACGGGGTGCCGGCCAAGGGCCCCTATGTTTTCGACCACGTGTCCCTGGGGGTGGAGAAGCAGGGCCACCTGTGGGAGATCAAGGACCGCCTGGAGGCGGCCGATTTCTGGGCCAGTGAGGTCATCGACCACGGCTTCATCCACTCTTTATATGCTTTTGACCCCAACGGCGTGGCCATAGAATTCTCCTGGGACGTGCCGGGCAACGACCTGCGGGTGCGGCCGGTGATGGCCGACCGCCTTCCCTGCCCCGAGGCCCTGGAAGGGCCCGAGCCCCGGCCGGGCATGTGGCCTCCGGTGAGCTCCCCCAGCACGGCAGAGGACAAGGTGGTCTACCCCGGCGAGGGTGGGGCCATCCGCGACGACGGGCGCAACGCCTGGGTGGGCGGCGGGGCCGAGGGTGAATCAGAGTCATGAGTTGCCAAGGCGGGCGCGGCCAAACTATACTGCTGCCACCGCACGGCAAATCTACAACCTAGCCAGCGAGGCCCCATGAGCCCCAGCCAGCTTCCCACTCGAAGCGAGTATCTCAAAACCTGGCGCGGCGGCGGCGGCAAGGTCTGCGCCGTGTTTCCCGCCCAATACCCCAAGGAACTGCTCTGGGCCCACGAGGTGCTGCCCATGGAGGTGTGGGACCCACCCCAGGAGCCGGCCAGGGCGACGGGCCACTTGCAGCCCTACATCTGCTCGGTGGTGCGCCAGGGCCTGGAGCTCTTGTTGGCCGGGGGCATGGACGAGGTGGGGGCCATCCTGTTCCCCCACACCTGCGACTCCCTGCAAAACCTGGCCTCCCTGGTGGCCGATTATCTGGAGCCCCCCGCGCCCAGCCTGTTTTTCTACAACCCCAAGGCCCCCTTCGCGGCGGCGGCCCAAAGCTTTTACGTGGCGCGGCTCCAGGCCCTAGACGAAGAGCTGTCCCTGATCTTCGGGCCCGCGCCGGAGGGGGCCCTGGAAGAGGCCCTGGAGTGGAGCCGCCGCTTGGCCGGGCTCTACGCCCGGGCCTACGCCCGCCGGGCGGCCGGGGAGCTCAAGGCCGGGGCGGCGGAGTTTTACGCCGTGCTGCGCGGCGGGGAATATTTGCATCCCCGGGACTACGTTCCTTTGCTGGAGGCCTGGCTGGAGCGGGCTTCGGCCACGGAGCAAGGCCGGGGGGCGGCGTTGCTGATGAGCGGGGTGCTGCCCGGTCCGCCGGACCTCTTGGAGACCCTGGACGATTTGGGGCTCCGGGTGATGCACGACGATCTCATCTCCATGAGCCGCCGCCTGCTCTATCCCCCGCCGGAAGCGGGCGATCCCTACGAGGCCCTGGCCCGGAGCTTTTTGGCCATGCCGCCTTGCAGCACCCGGGGATCGTCGCTGGCCGAGCGCCTGGCCTGGCTCAAGAAGCTGGCCCGGGAAAGCGGGGCCCAGGGGGTGGTGTTCAGCGTGGTCAAGTTCTGCGAGCCGGAGCTGTTCGATTTGCCCGAGCTGCGCCGGGGCCTCAAACAGGCCGGGCTGCCCAGCCTGGTCCTGGAGGTGGACGTGAACCAGGAGGTGGGCGGCCAGGCGGCCACCCGCCTGGAGGCCTTTGGGGAGATGTTGTCATGAGCCTTAGCGCCAAGGCCCGGATGCAGTTCATGAAGGACCTGGGGTTTCCGGCCATGCTGGCCCTGGCCAAGAAAACCAGGGGCAAGCGCCGCCCCCGCCAGGCCAACCCCGACTTCGGGCCGCCGCTCAAGTGCGCCGGGCGGCTCAAGGAGATCATGACCCGGCACTACTATTTGTCGCGTTTCGCGCCGGGGGCCCGGCCGGTGGCCTGGGTCACCAGCGGCGCGCCGGTGGAGCTGCTGCGGGCCTTTGATTTCTACACCATGTATCCCGAAAACCACGGGGCCTTGTGCGGGGCCCAGAAGATGGGGCCGGAGCTGTGCGAGGCGGCCGAGCAGGAAGGCTACTCCCCGGACCTGTGCTCTTATGCGCGGGTGGACCTGGGCCACTTCTTCAGCGGCAAGACCCCGGCGGGCAAGCTGCCCAAGCCGGACCTGTTGTTCTGCTCCAACAACATCTGCCAGACCGTGGTGTACTGGTACAAGGTGCTGGCCCACCGTCTGAACATCCCCCTGGTGCTTTTTGACACCCCCTTCAACTACGGCGAGATAAACGACACCGACATCGCCTACATGAAGGAGCAGCTCCTGGAGATGATCCCGGTGTTGGAAAAGGTCTCGGGCAAGGCCTTTGACCTGGAGCGCCTGCTCAAGCTGGCCGAGCTGAGCAAGAGCGCCAGCCAACTCTGGGGGCAGTGCCTGGAGACCATGCGGGCCCGCCCCGCGCCCATGACCATCTTCGACGCCTTCATCCACCTGGCCCCGGTGGTGAGCCTTCGCGGCCTGCCCGTGGCCCGAGACTACTACGAGATCCTGTTGGCCGAGCTGACCCAGCGGGTGGCCCAGGGAATCGGGGCCATAACCAACGAGAAGAAGCGCCTGATGTGGGACAACATCGCAGTGTGGTACAAGGTGCGCGACTTCTCCGAGCTGTTCGCCGCCCGAGGCATGAACTTCGTGGCCGCCACCTACACCAACGCCTGGGCCGAGACGATCCAGCACCTGGACATGAGCCACCCCTGGGAGTCCCTGGCCAAGACCTACTCCCTGGTTATACTTAACAACAACCTGGAGCACCGCCTGAAGCTCATGGAGAAGATGGTGGGCGAGTACGCGGTGGACGGCCTGGTGGTGCACTCGGCCCGTTCCTGCAAGCCCTACTCCCTGGGCCAGTACGACCTCAAGCGCCTGCTCAGCCAACGGCTGGGCATACCCGCGGTGGTCATCGAGGCGGACATAACCGATTACCGCTTTTTCAGCGAGGAACAGGCCCTGACTCGCCTGGAGGCCTTTTTCGAGGCCCTGGAAGCGGCCTGAGCCTAAAAGGAGAAATTCATGGCCATCATTAAACTCGTGCCGCCGGAGCAGGCCCAGGGCCAGGTCAAAGAGGCTTACGACATGTTCGCGCCCATGGGCATGATTCCGGCGCCCATGCAGATGTACTCCTCCTCTCCGGCGTGGATGGGGGTGCGCACCCAGCTTATGGGATATTACATGCAGCACCCCAGCCTGAGCGCGGGCCTGCTGGCCCTGATTCGCATGCTGGTGGCCGAGGAGCTCAAGTACTACTACTGCATCTCCCTGAACACCGGGCTGCTCAAGACCCTGGGCATCGCGGACGAGGACGCGGCGGCCAAGGTTTTGGCCGATCCGGCCAACCCACCCCTGGAGGCCAAGGACAAGGCCATGCTCCTGTTCGTGCTCAAGGCGGTGAAGACGCCTGACGAGGTGTGCTCCGAGGACACCCAGAAGCTCAGGGACCTGGGCTGGAGCGACGGGGACATCATCGACGCCACGGCCCATGGGGCGAGCATGGTGACCGACGGCATCTTGTTCAAGGCCTTTAAGATGGACGAGGGTCAGTCCTGTTGATTTGCGGCTTCGCCAGCCACCGGCATACGGCGTTGCTGGCATCGCTCGGACCTCGACGTAGCTGGGGCTACGCCTCCGGTCCTCGCTCGCCAGGCGCCTTGTCTGCCGGCGGCTGGCTGTACCGCCTGGCTGTGCCGGGGGCGTTGATGAGAGAAAGTAGCCGGGGCTGGGCGGGGCTTAGACGCAAGCGTTAGTGTAGATAGGTATCTGGCTTCCTGAACCTAGTATTTAGAGAAAGCGCAACATGAGCTATTTCGCGGGCATAGACGTGGGTTCCTTGAGCAGCGACGCGGCGGTCATCGACCAGGATGGCGACCTTAAAGGTTGGAGCGTGACCGAGACCGGGGCCCACAGCACCAACGCGTCCGAGGCCGCCCTGGACGCGGCCCTGGCCATGGCCGGGCTGGGCCGGGACGACCTCAGCTTCGTGGTGGCCACCGGCTACGGCCGGGCCGCCGTGCCCCTGGCGGGCAAGAAGGTCACCGAGATCTCCTGCCACGCCCTGGGGGCCCATTCCCTGTTCCCGGACGTGGGCACGGTCATCGACATCGGCGGCCAGGATTCCAAGGTGATTCGTTTGGGCCCGGGCGGCAAGGTGACCGACTTCGTGATGAACGACAAGTGCGCGGCGGGTACCGGCCGCTTCTTGGAGGTTATGGCCGCCAAGCTGGGGGTGGGCCTGGATGACCTGGGGAGGCTGTCCCTGGCCGCCGACGGCGAGGTGGGCATCTCCAGCGTGTGCACCGTGTTCGCCGAGAGCGAGGTGGTGTCCCTGGTGGCCCGCAACCAGCCCATAGCCCAGATCATCAAGGGCCTGCACCGCTCGGTGGTCAAC contains:
- a CDS encoding VOC family protein; this translates as MIRYKGVNHLALATKDMPATIRFWRDLLGLRLVGGLGKPGYRHYFFELGPHDYIAFFEWPGVEPIEEKDHGVPAKGPYVFDHVSLGVEKQGHLWEIKDRLEAADFWASEVIDHGFIHSLYAFDPNGVAIEFSWDVPGNDLRVRPVMADRLPCPEALEGPEPRPGMWPPVSSPSTAEDKVVYPGEGGAIRDDGRNAWVGGGAEGESES
- a CDS encoding ABC transporter substrate-binding protein, whose translation is MKGKALIRGTVCAGLALMWLASAAWAAGAPIKIGAMFISSGKVGGYGVHGCQAIQLAVEEINAAGGILGRQVVALCEDTKLKKDVVMSLADKFVNQDKVDFLMGPTSSGLAMALSEYAKEHKKILVTTQAATDALTGAKLHPYIFSTLSNAMMHARSGAYLMASKPYKRYMVIGPNYNYGHSSWKMFKEKLKQLRPDVEFVGELFPKFLAKDYSAEIKKIQEIKPDAVWSPLWGGDAVTFIKQALPTGIFKTVKFAFPCAGALEVLVPMGKDMPDGVYVSSRYFFTSPQSDLNRRFVAAYQKKFKQYPDYMAGETYAGVYFLKAAVERAGSLDADKIVAAVEREPLAWDTPEGYKIMRGEDHQVVEDCLWGETAQNQKYGFSIPQNFIAIQGVEICRDQAELAAVRAKK
- a CDS encoding carboxymuconolactone decarboxylase family protein; the encoded protein is MAIIKLVPPEQAQGQVKEAYDMFAPMGMIPAPMQMYSSSPAWMGVRTQLMGYYMQHPSLSAGLLALIRMLVAEELKYYYCISLNTGLLKTLGIADEDAAAKVLADPANPPLEAKDKAMLLFVLKAVKTPDEVCSEDTQKLRDLGWSDGDIIDATAHGASMVTDGILFKAFKMDEGQSC
- a CDS encoding 2-hydroxyacyl-CoA dehydratase subunit D; the protein is MSLSAKARMQFMKDLGFPAMLALAKKTRGKRRPRQANPDFGPPLKCAGRLKEIMTRHYYLSRFAPGARPVAWVTSGAPVELLRAFDFYTMYPENHGALCGAQKMGPELCEAAEQEGYSPDLCSYARVDLGHFFSGKTPAGKLPKPDLLFCSNNICQTVVYWYKVLAHRLNIPLVLFDTPFNYGEINDTDIAYMKEQLLEMIPVLEKVSGKAFDLERLLKLAELSKSASQLWGQCLETMRARPAPMTIFDAFIHLAPVVSLRGLPVARDYYEILLAELTQRVAQGIGAITNEKKRLMWDNIAVWYKVRDFSELFAARGMNFVAATYTNAWAETIQHLDMSHPWESLAKTYSLVILNNNLEHRLKLMEKMVGEYAVDGLVVHSARSCKPYSLGQYDLKRLLSQRLGIPAVVIEADITDYRFFSEEQALTRLEAFFEALEAA
- a CDS encoding 2-hydroxyacyl-CoA dehydratase subunit D, whose translation is MSPSQLPTRSEYLKTWRGGGGKVCAVFPAQYPKELLWAHEVLPMEVWDPPQEPARATGHLQPYICSVVRQGLELLLAGGMDEVGAILFPHTCDSLQNLASLVADYLEPPAPSLFFYNPKAPFAAAAQSFYVARLQALDEELSLIFGPAPEGALEEALEWSRRLAGLYARAYARRAAGELKAGAAEFYAVLRGGEYLHPRDYVPLLEAWLERASATEQGRGAALLMSGVLPGPPDLLETLDDLGLRVMHDDLISMSRRLLYPPPEAGDPYEALARSFLAMPPCSTRGSSLAERLAWLKKLARESGAQGVVFSVVKFCEPELFDLPELRRGLKQAGLPSLVLEVDVNQEVGGQAATRLEAFGEMLS
- a CDS encoding acyl-CoA dehydratase activase, with translation MSYFAGIDVGSLSSDAAVIDQDGDLKGWSVTETGAHSTNASEAALDAALAMAGLGRDDLSFVVATGYGRAAVPLAGKKVTEISCHALGAHSLFPDVGTVIDIGGQDSKVIRLGPGGKVTDFVMNDKCAAGTGRFLEVMAAKLGVGLDDLGRLSLAADGEVGISSVCTVFAESEVVSLVARNQPIAQIIKGLHRSVVNRVAAMTGNIGVQPRVIMSGGVAKNAGVVALMAERLGVEIAVPEEPQIVGALGAALMAKREAQ